Proteins found in one Arthrobacter pascens genomic segment:
- a CDS encoding ADP-ribosylglycohydrolase family protein, with translation MSIDPGAVGVPSLESRIHGCLLGGALGDSLGYAVEFDSIEAIRRRFGASGLTDFSALDGGSHFSDDTQMTLYTVDGLVEALEWANSGVGADVNACLWLAYLRWLATQGVAAPPSAPVPQPRWIDSHEVLRHRRAPGNACLSGLATGEMGTLYRPVNPESKGCGTVMRSAPFGLVPHITPDAVYKLSADAASLTHGHPSARQSAGSFSLLIHRLVSGDSLQGAAAAVLAEVHSLDGVAPELPERLEAAVRLAGAQVLGPEELVRELGEGWVAEEAFAVGLYAVLATASGPDAAATAAAAEEHFRAAVTLAVNHSGDSDSTASIAGNILGAFYGESCLPAAWLDALEAPDVIRGMGDLLVGVTTS, from the coding sequence ATGAGCATTGATCCGGGCGCCGTTGGCGTCCCTTCGCTGGAGTCCCGCATCCATGGCTGTCTCCTGGGCGGGGCCTTGGGAGACTCGCTCGGCTACGCCGTCGAGTTCGATTCGATCGAGGCAATCCGTCGCCGCTTCGGCGCCAGCGGGCTGACGGACTTTTCAGCGCTCGACGGCGGCAGCCACTTTTCGGACGACACCCAGATGACGCTATACACGGTGGACGGTCTGGTGGAGGCGCTCGAGTGGGCGAACTCCGGCGTCGGTGCGGACGTCAACGCCTGCCTGTGGCTGGCCTATCTTCGCTGGCTGGCCACCCAAGGTGTGGCCGCGCCGCCCTCAGCTCCCGTACCGCAGCCCCGGTGGATCGACAGCCATGAGGTGCTCAGGCACCGCCGGGCCCCGGGTAACGCCTGCCTCAGCGGACTGGCCACCGGCGAAATGGGCACGCTCTACCGTCCGGTGAATCCGGAGTCCAAGGGCTGCGGCACTGTGATGCGGTCCGCACCGTTCGGGCTGGTCCCGCACATTACGCCCGACGCCGTCTACAAGTTGAGTGCGGATGCCGCCTCGCTGACGCACGGACATCCGTCCGCCCGGCAGAGCGCCGGCAGTTTCAGCCTGCTGATCCACCGCCTGGTGTCCGGCGACAGCCTTCAGGGGGCCGCGGCGGCGGTCCTGGCGGAAGTCCACAGCCTCGACGGCGTCGCTCCCGAACTGCCGGAACGGCTGGAGGCTGCGGTCCGCCTCGCTGGTGCGCAGGTCCTGGGCCCGGAGGAGCTGGTGCGGGAGCTCGGTGAGGGCTGGGTCGCAGAGGAGGCGTTCGCCGTCGGGCTTTACGCCGTCCTGGCCACAGCATCCGGTCCCGATGCCGCAGCGACCGCAGCTGCTGCGGAAGAGCACTTCCGGGCGGCCGTTACCCTGGCCGTCAACCACAGCGGGGACAGCGACTCCACCGCTTCCATCGCCGGAAACATTTTGGGAGCGTTTTACGGCGAATCGTGCCTGCCGGCCGCCTGGCTGGACGCACTGGAAGCGCCGGACGTCATCCGGGGCATGGGAGATCTGCTGGTGGGTGTTACGACTTCCTGA